Genomic window (Ureibacillus composti):
CATCGTATAATCTTCATTTGCTAAAATACTCCTTCTATATGCTCCCAAAGATATACTTTCATAAATTCATCCTATTCTATTTTAATGTTTAAATTTACTAATATTTCCTATATAATGTAAATTGTTTTATATTAAATCTATTATGGGGGATTATTAATGAGAAAAATTTTATCTCTTTTATTGGCAATTATTTTAACAGTTTCGTTAGTGCCAAGCCAAACAACTCAGGCTAAAGAAATATTTAAAGATGTGCCAACAACTCACTATTATTATGATGAGATTATGTATTTACTAGAAAATGATGTAATCGTCGAATCTAGTTTGTATGGTCTGAATGATATAGTTACTCGTGAAGAAGTTGCGGTCATGGTAGCAAAAGCTGTAGGTTTAGATGGTACACCAAGAGCTACTAAATTTAGCGATGTCCCAAAGTCTAATCCAAATAGCGGATATATTCAGAGTGCGGCTGACGAGGGGATTCTTGGTGGCTATCCAGATGGTACATTTAAACCGAAAACAAAAGTAACTCGTGGTCAAATGGCTGTATTTATCGCTAATGCATTTGATTTACCAAGCGGTGATAAAGTATTTAAGGATGTTAAACCGGGACAAACTGGATACGACCAAATTAAAAAACTAGTTTCAGCTGGTATTACGTCTGGTTATGCTGATAGAACATTTAAACCGAATAATAATTTAAGTCGTTCTCACATTTCATTATTCTTAGTAAAGGCAATGGAATATGAGCGTGGTCTTTCACACGAAGCAGTTTTAGAGTTTCCTGCCGAACGCTATCCACAGACAGCAGCTCACATTTTGAAAGCTATCGAAAATGGTGAATCTCCTGTCTGTACAATTGATAGAGCTGGTGCGGATGAAAATAGAGAGCAATCATTAAAAGGTATACCTACAAAAGATGGTTATGATCGTGACGAGTGGCCGATGGCAATGTGTGAAGAAGGTGGAGAAGGCGCTGACGTTGCATATGTAGAATCAAGTGACAACCGTGGCGCAGGAGCTTGGGTTGGTAATCAACTAGAAGATTATCAAAATGGTACAAGAGTGTTAATTAAGGTTGTAGGTACGGTTACAGTACAACCAACACCAGTTGAGCCAACACCACAACCAGAGCCGATAGAACCTGAACCACAAGAACCTGAGAAAACCTATAAAAATTGTACGGAACTTCGTGAAGATTATCCAAATGGTGTTTCTATAGGTCATCCAGCTTACGACAAAAAACATGATCGTGATGGCGACGGAAAGGCTTGCGAAAAATAATGTTAACAGACTATCTCTCCTGAGGTAGTTCTTTTTTATTTTAATTAGTTGAAAAAATGGATAAACCGGGCACTCATGGATTGTGGACCCGGTTTTGTTCTTAATCTTCCATTTCCTCTAGAATTTCATCCAACCCGTTTTTGATACCATGCTGATAATTGCTAAAAAGGAACGTTTGTTCTATAATTTGAAGAGAAGAGGTGAATTGTGGTGAAAGGGCGTTTATTAAAAGCAATGCAGCG
Coding sequences:
- a CDS encoding excalibur calcium-binding domain-containing protein produces the protein MLIKVVGTVTVQPTPVEPTPQPEPIEPEPQEPEKTYKNCTELREDYPNGVSIGHPAYDKKHDRDGDGKACEK